GACTGGTACCTCGAGGCCATCAAACCCCGCCTGCGTGACGAGGCGGCCCGGCCGTCCGCACTGGCGGTCGCCGTCGCGGTGCTCGGCGTCGTCTACAAGCTGCTGCACCCGGTGATGCCGTTCATCACCGAGGAGCTGTGGAGCTGGCTGCCGCCGTCGACGGGCTTCCTGATGACCTCGTCGTTCCCGCGCCACAGCGGGGCGATCCCCTTCGCAGGCGAATTCGCGGCCTTTGAGGAAGTGCAGGAGATCGTTGGGGTCATCCGCAACCTGCGCAACGAGTTGGGTGTCCAGCCCGGCCGACGGGGCGGGGCCGTGCTGCGCGTCCCGGACGAAGCCGCCCGGACGTCGCTGGCGGCCCGGGCCGAGCTGGTGGCCCTGCTGGCGAAGCTGGAGACCGTCGACGTGGTCTGCGGGGGCGAAGACCCGGCGCCGGCCGGCGTCGGCGTCGCGGGCACCGTCGAGATCTTCCTGCCCATGAAGGGGCTCGTGGATCTGGACAAGGAGAAGGCGCGGCTGGGCAAGGAGCTGGAGAAGATCGAAGGCTGGCTCAAGGGGACCCGGGCCAAGCTCGCCAACGAGAAGTTCACGGCCAACGCCCCCGAGCACGTGGTCGCGCAGCAGCGCGAACTGCTCGCCGAGAACGAGGCCACGGCCGCGCGCATCCGCGAACGGATCGCGGCCCTGGACTAGAACGCACGGCGGCCCCCGGCGGTCGCCCGGACGAGGAGCGACGGATGACGGAACATCCCGGCCTGAGAACGCCCGGACGGGCCATCCGCGAAGCCCGGGAGGGTCGCGGCTGGAGCCTGGCCGACCTGTCGGCCCGCACCAAGATCCCGCCGCCGGTGCTGACGGCCCTCGAGGCCGACGAGTACCACAAGGTTTCGGGCGCCCTGTACATCAAGAGCTTCCTGCGCACGTGCGCCGCCGAGCTCGGTCTCGACAGCGAGGAGATCCTCGCCCTCTACGCGGGATCGTCGGGCAGCGAATCGTCGCCCAAGGGCGGGCCGGACATGGTCTGGGTCGAGGATCAGGTCCAGATCAGCCGCATCGGTCTGCCCTGGCGGTCGATCGGGCTGACGGGGGCGGCTCTCGTGCTCATCGGGCTCGGCGTCCTCGGGC
Above is a genomic segment from bacterium containing:
- a CDS encoding helix-turn-helix domain-containing protein; translation: MTEHPGLRTPGRAIREAREGRGWSLADLSARTKIPPPVLTALEADEYHKVSGALYIKSFLRTCAAELGLDSEEILALYAGSSGSESSPKGGPDMVWVEDQVQISRIGLPWRSIGLTGAALVLIGLGVLGLTRGCGGADESPQADGADRASTAESRPVPRDTSLVSLDEPAVATPASTAKPDAGDRQPA